In Larimichthys crocea isolate SSNF chromosome VI, L_crocea_2.0, whole genome shotgun sequence, one genomic interval encodes:
- the LOC104936683 gene encoding odorant receptor 131-2 produces MNLSSANVTVVIEYRDSFTKAVTKNVIVVVLSISINYINAGLIQTFRKHEIFYMNPRYILFFHLVVNDMIQVTLTVILFIISYILYRINVSVCCVFILLALFVTENTPLNLACMAVECYIAICMPLRHVQICTVRRTLMLIGLIWATSMLSVLPDLFITLATQPLDFFYTRVFCLRETAFSNPHIIKKRDITYIVYLVIVWFVIFYTYFRILFTAKTASKDAKKARNTILLHGFQVLLCMATYAEPLLKEALLHWFPKNYSDSLFACYIIVQILPRSISPIIYGLRDKTFRRYLRQYLLCKVIPQ; encoded by the exons ATGAACCTGTCGTCTGCCAACGTGACCGTCGTTATTGAGTATCGAGACTCCTTCACCAAAGCCGTGACCAAGAATGTGATCGTTGTGGTTCTCAGCATCTCCATCAACTACATCAACGCAGGCCTCATTCAAACCTTTCGCAAACACGAG ATCTTCTACATGAATCCTCGGTACATCCTGTTTTTTCACCTGGTGGTCAACGACATGATCCAAGTGACGCTGACCGTCATACTGTTCATTATCAGCTACATCCTCTACAGAATAAATGTCTCCGTCTGTTGCGTCTTCATCCTGCTGGCTCTGTTCGTCACTGAAAACACTCCTCTGAACCTGGCCTGCATGGCGGTGGAGTGCTACATCGCGATCTGCATGCCGCTCCGCCACGTGCAGATCTGCACCGTGAGGAGAACTTTGATGCTGATCGGTTTGATCTGGGCGACAAGCATGTTGTCCGTTCTTCCTGATCTGTTCATCACCTTGGCCACGCAGCCTCTGGACTTCTTTTACACCAGAGTGTTCTGCCTCAGGGAAACTGCCTTTTCAAATCCCCACATTATAAAGAAGAGGGATATTACTTATATTGTGTATCTGGTTATAGTTTGGTTTGTTATCTTTTACACGTACTTCAGAATTCTCTTCACTGCAAAAACAGCGAGCAAAGACGCTAAAAAAGCCAGAAACACCATCCTCCTCCACGGATTCCAGGTGTTGCTGTGTATGGCAACATACGCAGAGCCCCTGTTAAAAGAAGCTCTGCTGCACTGGTTTCCTAAGAATTACTCAGACTCCCTGTTTGCTTGCTACATCATTGTGCAGATTCTGCCACGATCCATTAGTCCAATCATCTATGGCTTACGAGACAAGACTTTCAGGAGGTACCTGAGACAGTATCTGTTATGTAAAGTGATCCCACAGTAA